Proteins encoded within one genomic window of Anopheles gambiae chromosome 3, idAnoGambNW_F1_1, whole genome shotgun sequence:
- the LOC1280552 gene encoding F-box only protein 32, producing the protein MPFISKDWRSPGDSWVKTDEGWEKLKVLECVKRKRCISECSSTSDTENDTENGDNEVVPPHCHITLKCTREIAGFNGLGEAVRRLDFRSSVRDGRRFNYVCALLRLLVSGKGITSLPGGAQRLLLQMLEEVATYVSDSQQNINVLRGLVQQLHALLNQENQKCWGKPLGSQSLWAEHVQTIQRIQDIASQIEIKEPGPNIRPKLHDLPEECVREIILRITDYKDLEASASAWSLMAALISEQRVWRELSHYHFTKQQIDVVLEKMCLQDTKERHRNWQAIYHALRKMYGVREELQYAEILAFCRLCRCLFWPSAGHPCIVDQCPDFRQRVQEAGNSNSNETQPVPPAKFLQYFSL; encoded by the exons ATGCCGTTCATTTCCAAGGATTGGCGCTCGCCGGGAGACTCCTGGGTGAAGACGGACGAGGGCTGGGAGAAGCTGAAGGTGCTGGAGTGTGTCAAGCGGAAACG ATGCATTTCGgaatgcagcagcaccagtgaCACCGAGAACGACACTGAGAATGG CGACAACGAAGTAGTACCGCCACACTGTCACATCACGCTGAAGTGCACCCGGGAGATTGCCGGCTTCAACGGGCTCGGGGAGGCGGTCCGGCGGCTCGATTTCCGCAGCTCGGTACGGGACGGCCGTCGGTTTAACTACGTCTGTgcgctgctgcggctgctcgTGTCCGGCAAGGGCATCACCAGCCTTCCGGGCGGTGCCCAGCGGCTGCTGCTCCAGATGCTGGAGGAGGTGGCGACGTACGTGAGCGACTCGCAGCAGAACATTAACGTGCTGCGGGGGCtggtgcagcagctgcacgcGCTGCTGAACCAGGAGAACCAAAAGTGCTGGGGCAAACCGCTCGGCAGCCAGAGCCTGTGGGCCGAGCACGTGCAAACCATCCAGCGCATACAGGATATAGCTAGTCAGATTGAAATTAAGGAG CCCGGTCCAAACATTCGTCCAAAACTACACGACCTGCCCGAggagtgtgtgcgcgagatCATACTCCGAATCACCGACTACAAGGATCTGGAAGCGTCGGCCTCCGCCTGGTCGCTGATGGCCGCCCTCATCTCCGAGCAGCGGGTGTGGCGCGAGCTGTCCCACTACCACTTCACCAAGCAGCAGATCGATGTGGTGCTGGAGAAGATGTGTCTGCAGGATACGAAGGAGCGGCACCGCAACTGGCAGGCGATCTACCACGCCTTGCGCAA GATGTACGGTGTGCGGGAGGAGCTTCAGTATGCGGAAATTCTAGCGTTCTGTCGGCTGTGTCGCTGCCTGTTCTGGCCATCCGCTGGTCATCCGTGCATCGTCGACCAGTGTCCCGATTTTCGGCAGCGCGTCCAGGAGGcgggcaacagcaacagcaacgaaaCACAGCCCGTGCCGCCGGCAAAGTTTCTGCAGTACTTTTCGCTGTAA
- the LOC1280553 gene encoding acyl-protein thioesterase 1 isoform X1 produces the protein MAAAPVIIPSVAKHTSTLIFLHGLGDTGHGWATSMGALRTPDMKVICPTAPNMPVTMNGGFRLNSWFDLKSISISDPEDEEGIKKATRYVHELIQSEMKAGILSNRIMLGGFSQGGALALYAGLTFAEPLAGVMALSCWLPLHKSFPSVRKCPDTVPVLQCHGDCDPIVFYKFGQLSSSVLKSFMKNSHFQTYQGLGHSSCDAELSDMKVGRANSLVQPLWLIVIYCFLLCRNSSTIMFLASEAAQTGTPMRLY, from the exons ATGGCTGCTGCACCCGTTATCATTCCATCGGTCGCGAAGCATACCTCGACG CTAATCTTCCTTCATGGCCTTGGCGATACCGG CCATGGATGGGCCACATCGATGGGAGCGCTCCGTACGCCCGACATGAAGGTGATCTGCCCGACCGCACCGAACATGCCGGTAACGATGAACGGCGGCTTTCGGCTGAACTCGTGGTTCGACCTGAAGTCCATCTCGATCAGCGACCCGGAGGACGAGGAGGGCATCAAGAAGGCGACCCGGTACGTGCACGAGCTGATCCAGAGCGAGATGAAGGCGGGCATTTTGTCGAACCGGATCATGCTCGGCGGGTTCTCGCAGGGCGGTGCGCTCGCGCTGTACGCCGGCCTGACGTTCGCCGAACCGCTGGCCGGTGTGATGGCCCTGTCCTGCTGGCTGCCGCTGCACAAAAGCTTCCCGAGTGTGCGAAAGTGCCCGGATACGGTGCCG GTCCTCCAGTGCCACGGTGACTGTGATCCGATCGTGTTCTACAAGTTTGGTCAATTATCGTCCAGTGTGTTGAAGTCGTTCATGAAAAACTCGCACTTTCAAACGTACCAGGGACTGGGGCACAGTTCCTGCGATGCCGAATTGAGCGACATGAAGGTAGGAAGGGCAAATTCACTCGTCCAACCGCTGTGGCtaattgttatttattgttttttgctttgcagaAATTCATCGACGATCATGTTCCTCGCCAGTGAAGCGGCTCAAACCGGCACCCCGATGCGGCTCTACTAA
- the LOC1280553 gene encoding acyl-protein thioesterase 1 isoform X2, with product MAAAPVIIPSVAKHTSTLIFLHGLGDTGHGWATSMGALRTPDMKVICPTAPNMPVTMNGGFRLNSWFDLKSISISDPEDEEGIKKATRYVHELIQSEMKAGILSNRIMLGGFSQGGALALYAGLTFAEPLAGVMALSCWLPLHKSFPSVRKCPDTVPVLQCHGDCDPIVFYKFGQLSSSVLKSFMKNSHFQTYQGLGHSSCDAELSDMKKFIDDHVPRQ from the exons ATGGCTGCTGCACCCGTTATCATTCCATCGGTCGCGAAGCATACCTCGACG CTAATCTTCCTTCATGGCCTTGGCGATACCGG CCATGGATGGGCCACATCGATGGGAGCGCTCCGTACGCCCGACATGAAGGTGATCTGCCCGACCGCACCGAACATGCCGGTAACGATGAACGGCGGCTTTCGGCTGAACTCGTGGTTCGACCTGAAGTCCATCTCGATCAGCGACCCGGAGGACGAGGAGGGCATCAAGAAGGCGACCCGGTACGTGCACGAGCTGATCCAGAGCGAGATGAAGGCGGGCATTTTGTCGAACCGGATCATGCTCGGCGGGTTCTCGCAGGGCGGTGCGCTCGCGCTGTACGCCGGCCTGACGTTCGCCGAACCGCTGGCCGGTGTGATGGCCCTGTCCTGCTGGCTGCCGCTGCACAAAAGCTTCCCGAGTGTGCGAAAGTGCCCGGATACGGTGCCG GTCCTCCAGTGCCACGGTGACTGTGATCCGATCGTGTTCTACAAGTTTGGTCAATTATCGTCCAGTGTGTTGAAGTCGTTCATGAAAAACTCGCACTTTCAAACGTACCAGGGACTGGGGCACAGTTCCTGCGATGCCGAATTGAGCGACATGAAG aAATTCATCGACGATCATGTTCCTCGCCAGTGA
- the LOC5668019 gene encoding ribonucleases P/MRP protein subunit POP1 has translation MASANMQFDAAVGGTVQLPTRVDQLQFAESRTEEVFQMLLTMNSGSNQRKLMHQSLPCHMRRRAMSYNVRRLPRRFRQVHTAQFNKSGVSEKKKRPSRRYRRKPTNLLREYERRKRAFVWLETHVWHAKRFHMTSRWGYKLPLAPCSKGYRSSYRASSKHCLVHDLSYEGCVEVSGEETRLKEGFRRLCSERVGLTLAAKAFTAGDRAGYVWLYRDGAYPYGCLGRVRFVWRASGSTNLQDDRRSVWIFAHPTFYRQVVEQLVKVFQLKNALRDTNDTIEDITRNPADIRCPRYRSETTGVEVVELKDTLNRFHLAGPLSHATIVKTFNLYKPPATQPPSTEAHRTWYHDFLDSKPKYSKMLAQQANYWQELKGLTSPGELSPGEVIALLVQDPRLNRPLKRSKALPQVPARYDFSQSHLQDPAVQPRAIRSFSPLWDESIRNRVSGEMKSTHELSVMRSVETLVAGELCRSETALQPLPVLLLQNPGSQDAAYKRLGYGAGWELIVPAGYGLAVWHSLVMWGARPVGQLQLDMLELETGIDRSGVPDTVLGQEEASRRHAEALSKYFHRPSNKRVNYTKLAIASPFLCPWTQLVQEWNKASDGPLPFFVLRDQEALAKLRLALERKFNVHSIGLPPAALIPVLLTLKTRGNPGDNALICLPLRTDFRTNRQNRLATVHGPVYVEPAHPDPHGKERTVLRAQHLKTLKRLRNRRVRQKRRLQRANPGVLVRIPQANNRALVEQQLKRMADLWLPATPATVRQQCSRECFGYVTQAGFSLSEGGVNGIGYVTARGLEKLFKICTKGTVKVLVRGTRTRGYRFATIRLAG, from the coding sequence ATGGCATCCGCCAACATGCAGTTCGATGCCGCCGTCGGCGGGACGGTGCAGCTGCCGACCCGCGTGGACCAGCTCCAGTTTGCCGAGAGCCGCACGGAGGAGGTGTTCCAGATGCTGCTCACCATGAACAGCGGCTCGAACCAGCGGAAGCTGATGCACCAGTCCCTGCCGTGCCATATGCGCCGGCGGGCGATGTCGTACAATGTGCGACGGTTGCCGCGCCGGTTCCGCCAGGTGCATACGGCCCAGTTCAACAAGAGCGGCGTGTCGGAGAAGAAAAAGCGCCCGTCGCGCCGGTACCGCCGCAAGCCGACCAATCTGCTGAGGGAGTACGAGCGCCGGAAGCGCGCGTTCGTGTGGCTGGAGACGCACGTGTGGCACGCGAAGCGGTTCCACATGACGTCGCGCTGGGGCTACAAGCTGCCGCTGGCACCGTGCAGCAAGGGCTACCGGTCGAGCTATCGGGCGAGCTCGAAGCACTGCCTGGTGCACGATCTATCGTACGAGGGGTGCGTGGAGGTGAGCGGCGAGGAGACCCGCCTGAAGGAAGGTTTCCGGCGGCTGTGCAGCGAGCGCGTGGGTCTTACGCTGGCGGCCAAGGCATTCACGGCCGGCGATCGGGCTGGGTACGTGTGGCTGTACCGGGACGGGGCCTATCCGTACGGTTGCTTGGGCCGCGTGCGGTTCGTGTGGCGTGCCAGTGGAAGCACCAACCTGCAGGACGACCGTCGCTCGGTTTGGATCTTTGCACATCCAACGTTTTACCGGCAGGTGGTGGAACAGTTGGTGAAGGTTTTCCAGCTCAAAAATGCTCTCCGCGACACGAACGACACCATCGAAGACATTACGAGAAACCCGGCCGATATTCGCTGCCCGCGCTATCGCTCCGAAACGACGGGAGTGGAGGTGGTCGAGCTGAAGGACACACTCAATCGGTTTCATCTTGCAGGGCCACTTTCTCATGCAACGATTGTGAAAACGTTTAATCTGTATAAACCACCCGCGACACAACCGCCCTCGACCGAAGCGCACCGGACGTGGTACCACGATTTCCTCGACAGCAAACCAAAGTACAGCAAAATGCTTGCCCAGCAGGCAAACTACTGGCAGGAGCTGAAGGGTCTGACCTCACCGGGGGAACTGAGTCCGGGCGAGGTGATCGCGCTGCTCGTGCAGGATCCACGGCTCAACCGGCCGCTGAAGCGCTCCAAAGCACTGCCCCAGGTGCCGGCTCGGTACGACTTCTCGCAGTCCCATCTGCAGGACCCGGCCGTACAGCCGCGCGCGATAAGAAGCTTCAGCCCGCTGTGGGACGAATCGATCCGCAACCGTGTCAGCGGCGAGATGAAGTCGACCCACGAGCTGAGCGTGATGCGCAGCGTCGAAACGCTCGTCGCCGGTGAGCTCTGCCGCTCGGAAACGGCCCTCCAGCCGCTgcctgtgctgctgctgcaaaatcCCGGCTCGCAGGACGCCGCCTACAAGCGGCTCGGGTACGGTGCCGGCTGGGAGCTGATCGTGCCGGCCGGGTACGGGCTGGCCGTGTGGCACTCGCTCGTAATGTGGGGCGCCCGCCCCGTCGGCCAGCTGCAGCTGGACATGCTGGAGCTCGAGACGGGCATCGATCGGTCCGGCGTGCCGGATACGGTGCTCGGGCAGGAGGAGGCAAGCCGCCGGCATGCGGAAGCGCTGAGCAAATACTTCCACCGCCCATCCAACAAGCGAGTCAACTACACGAAGCTAGCAATTGCCTCCCCCTTCCTCTGCCCGTGGACGCAGCTCGTGCAGGAGTGGAACAAAGCGTCCGACGGTCCACTGCCGTTCTTCGTCCTGCGGGATCAGGAAGCGCTGGCAAAGCTACGGCTCGCCCTCGAACGCAAATTCAACGTCCATTCGATCGGCCTACCGCCGGCCGCGCTCATCCCCGTGCTGCTGACGCTGAAAACACGCGGCAATCCGGGCGACAATGCGCTGATCTGCTTACCGCTGCGCACCGACTTCCGCACGAACAGGCAGAACCGGCTCGCGACCGTGCACGGTCCGGTGTACGTGGAACCGGCCCACCCGGACCCGCACGGCAAGGAGCGAACGGTGCTGCGGGCACAACACTTGAAAACGCTCAAGCGGCTGCGCAACCGGAGAGTGCGGCAGAAACGGCGGCTACAGCGGGCCAACCCGGGCGTGCTGGTGCGCATCCCGCAGGCGAACAATCGGGCGCTGgtcgagcagcagctgaagCGCATGGCCGATCTGTGGCTGCCCGCTACGCCGGCCACAGTGCGCCAGCAGTGCAGTCGGGAGTGTTTCGGGTACGTGACGCAGGCCGGCTTCAGCCTGTCGGAGGGTGGCGTCAACGGGATCGGCTACGTGACGGCTAGGGGGCTGGAGAAGCTGTTCAAGATCTGTACCAAGGGCACGGTGAAGGTGCTGGTAAGGGGGACACGCACCAGGGGGTACCGATTCGCCACGATTCGGCTCGCTGGTTGA
- the LOC133393212 gene encoding uncharacterized protein LOC133393212, translating into MAKDTNILTNGRQWSKKMFTVLPGSTLQILLIPAAKGVTPEEYPSPTSPQPERGGSEHKESNTELKEDPFNDYQPEQTFIQLLADDFVFDDTPKDDAYFPSQTTDLYEETTEDNHPTEDTNWEDSSRDSILTTTTFKPYFIPEDDEPTPPRCPFSPKALVASDPSKEHARTDDRPPETYFMQEPYFYGLDPFCLTRHHVFIPALPLMLPQWCFVPDTPDFLCPRYDLGFHIAFPHETHRDMYYRCTYGQAELRKCPNLHVWDDERKICTLVMDFSLFQMEHQPRHSLYDPEAAHYHCQQCRRNFLLPQDVDPSAQCSDRMLLACNTDGTLTVYECPGFYHHDRQIQLRWYADLERCDYPADGEGPWQR; encoded by the coding sequence ATGGCTAAAGATACAAACATCTTAACCAATGGACGACAATGGTCGAAGAAAATGTTCACAGTTCTTCCGGGAAGCACCTTACAAATCTTATTGATTCCTGCAGCAAAAGGCGTAACTCCCGAAGAATATCCTTCTCCTACTAGTCCGCAGCCGGAACGTGGGGGTAGTGAGCATAAGGAGAGCAATACGGAATTGAAAGAGGACCCTTTTAACGATTATCAACCGGAACAGACATTCATTCAACTGCTAGCTGATGACTTTGTGTTTGATGATACACCCAAAGATGATGCTTATTTCCCAAGCCAAACTACCGATCTCTACGAGGAAACTACTGAAGACAACCATCCAACGGAAGATACCAATTGGGAAGATTCCTCTAGAGATTCCATTTTGACTACTACCACCTTCAAGCCTTACTTCATCCCAGAAGATGACGAGCCGACACCCCCAAGATGTCCATTTTCACCCAAAGCATTGGTCGCAAGCGACCCGAGCAAGGAACATGCTCGTACAGACGACCGACCTCCCGAGACCTATTTCATGCAAGAGCCGTACTTCTACGGACTGGATCCATTCTGTCTAACGCGCCACCATGTGTTCATACCTGCCCTGCCTCTCATGCTGCCCCAGTGGTGCTTCGTGCCGGACACACCGGACTTTCTCTGTCCGCGCTACGATCTGGGTTTTCACATTGCCTTCCCGCACGAAACGCATCGCGACATGTACTACCGCTGTACCTATGGGCAGGCCGAGCTACGCAAGTGTCCTAATCTGCACGTCTGGGATGATGAGCGAAAGATCTGCACATTGGTGATGGATTTCAGCCTCTTCCAGATGGAACACCAGCCACGTCACAGTTTGTACGATCCGGAGGCAGCACATTATCACTGTCAGCAGTGTCGGCGCAACTTCCTGCTGCCACAGGACGTGGATCCGAGCGCACAGTGTTCCGATCGAATGCTGTTGGCGTGCAACACGGACGGAACGCTGACGGTGTACGAATGTCCCGGGTTTTATCATCACGATCGTCAAATTCAGCTCCGCTGGTATGCCGACCTGGAACGGTGCGATTACCCAGCGGATGGCGAAGGTCCGTGGCAGCGTTGA